Within Manduca sexta isolate Smith_Timp_Sample1 unplaced genomic scaffold, JHU_Msex_v1.0 HiC_scaffold_2633, whole genome shotgun sequence, the genomic segment atacttaacagcagatttTTGTGTACTCAAGGtcttttgttttgagccgacttaaataaaagggcgtattagttaattcgttttacaaaagaaaaactgaaataccttggtgtagagcaactttacgtgaataggttgcaactgttcgatcaggcacgttatctgggtataatgcagctcaaacatatcaaatgtcataaggccaaattctaagtaattgagttataacgcattcaaaattgttaatttctacatttttgtatgttttttagtttttagaaataaaatggattttatattagggctactatttttttattccaacacatccgcacacaaaactctaatagcaaaaaattatatatcaaaaaaaaatctaaaatgttttcaagccctgatttacgtatatatggcgcacttgccccgaatttgatttgacagccatagtttgttataatattgagtgattaaaaattatccaagagcaatgcgagtaaaacttatttctctatggactaaagtgtgtgttttctttataatgtttcatattggcagttttacacaggcgcacttaccccatttccggaggcaagtgcgcctactaccattttttactttgagcaaaatattattaatttatggtccgatttccttgaatggctataggttgttatcacaaaataccaaatattcttaaattaataaaattacattcttaagtcagcacaaaagaaattattttgcattgaatccagctatgaaaattttatggcgcacttcccccgactgaccttaattGATAGTATTGGACAGCTGTCTGAGGGCTCATCctaaattttgcaaaatatagAGCCTTCCGATTCATGCTTTAGAGAAAAAGGACTACCTATCTACATATTATGAGAAGTAAGAGTATACTCAGAATTATGTCATTTCCATCAACGATTAAACAACAAGTCACAAATAATCGCAAGAATATAAGTCTACCCATGTTGTCTTCTAAGGGCCTCTTTCAAAACTTTTCTAGTAAATGTCAGTCTTCATATAAATGTCTAAGCCGACCATATACAAAACTCATTCTCTAGTGTATGCTcgcaaataaatggtaataaaaccAGTATTGTCCAAATTAGGTGTTTAATAAGATAActgccaaataaaatttacttgaaacttgtgaaacaggcctatttatttttatcttaatatattGTTCTCCAATTATTTTACGACCTCAACAGTTTGACCTTTTGATACTTCAATGCcaagttcaaattaaaattaattagaaaacttaattGTCTTTTTGGATCTTTAACTGTCATtggattgcctcggtggcgtagttgtactgcatgcgcgctACGGCAGTGCTCCgacgtcctgggttcgaatcccgaaccaggcaaagtgatatttgagtttttcagCTCAGTTTCAGCTCGGAATCTGGAATtgatgcccgatatggctataggttTGCCCCTTTTCACATTATGGCACGGAACACCTtcggcgaaaagttggtgctctggttgcgccgcGTGTGTTTTTTTACCAATGTATGAGATTATACTGTCTATGTTACGatactatcaaataaaataggtCAAAATGTATAAAGGTGAAGGACGCTTAATTAATCGCGAGCCTGCTGCCAGCACTTGGCCGGCGTTGCTCGGAACACACCGTTTCGCTAGATTACTACTGCGCGATTTAGCAAACCTCATCTACAATCGCGCCGATGAAACCCCTGCTAATGGCTTTCCATCAGCAGGATAGGCCGCGCGGATACGTGCTTTTAGCTCtaccaaattattttacttcaagACGGGAATAGGTACGGCAATTCTAGGAACTTATGTTACCTCGTCTACGTGGTTAATGGATGCagataattgtttatgtaatcaaaattaaattaaagccaTACATTTGAAAGCTCCtacggtaaataaaataatttccgtTTTATAACAGCAActcaatttaatttgttaaaagcGGATACTTAATGTAAAACAGTAagtaaactaataaatgtaactaaaagtaataattatgcTAGGATAAAACTGCTCGACGCTTCTTTGGGCTGTTACAATGCACATTGTCTAATAATATCGATAACATACACAACGTATGTAagaaaattctaaatataaatatagaagtaGTAAAATTGCGGTGCGCGGTGGACGCGATGCTTTCTCTTTTCGCGTGAGTGTACGTAGCTCGCAATGCAGCGGTCGAGGGTCGTGCACTATTCAATATTCAGTAACATATCGCCTTACCTCGGGCAGGCTTGTCGGCACCTTGCCCATCCATGACAGCGACAGGATGGTGCAGTCACACTTGGCATTCACGTTTCTCTCGAAGTGAAGATGCATATTCGCTGATCTAACTTACACGAATAACTTAAATTTCAAACAGGCATTGTCAAATCACTGAAAACAGTCGTGTACGCGCGGTAATGAATAAAATCGCGGCGACTCGAGCACGCTGCGTTCGGTGCACATTTTACAGGAATTAATTTGACGGTGTTAGTTTAGGCAATGGTTAACGGTGGTGGAGGTACGGGGTGGGACGGGAGCGCGTCGGCGGTGCGTCGGTGGCACTCGGCCGACGTGACAGAGGGTGACAGGCGAGCCTTCGGCCTCGCAGCGGGCGGCGCAGGGTATTGATTGCGCGGGACGGCGCGCCTGCGAGCGACCTCTGCCGGCCGCGCGAACAACACGCCACGCGGGAAAACCCAAGGAAAAAACACATTGAGAGGGCGCTGAAAATTTAAAACTCTGCTCTGGCTGGATATTATGCCACGAACGCTACGGGAACAAGCGCCATATCTGTATTGTACGTCGGCTTCCTATTTATTCTAatgttgtttgtaaatattcgaTGTCCATCGTTTCAATAGCCCGTTGCGGGTGAGTTTTCTActgaaattcttattttaatcttattttcttttataaggaACAATTTAGAGGTAAAATTTGTTCCATATATACATagatgtgaaaaatatattttcataaccaATGCTGGATGTAAAGCTAGTGAATATTTAAAGATTACTTCCTTCCCAACGAGTAGTCAGAGTAATATGTGCTCTATCTCCCAGCAGATGTTCTTACTTAGagattattaattcataatgaAATGCGGAACATACTTTAGACGctttaattaaaacatgatACAGAAGgttattcaaagaaacaaatattaggGAAGCATTCcatttatttaacttacataattgaaaatatcACAAGCAAATGATATCACAGACTTTTCAGACATATTATCAAACATGTTTAGATGATTCGGACTTCTTCCAGATCACCCCACGTCGGGCCGGTCTTCACTTTGACCGGCAGCGGAACTCTCAACTTGACCGTTTCTTCCATCACCTGTTTCAACACGGCTATGAAAGAGTTCTTGTTCGACTCGAGCACTTCGTAGATTAATTCATCGTGCATTTGCAAGATGAGGCGTGGTTGTGGAGCACTGCCGCTAGTTTTAGTGTCTATAGCGCACATGGCTGCTTTGGCGATATCCGCGGCTGACCCTTGAATAGTCGTGTTCACTGCTTGACGTTCTGCAGCTCCTGGAATGGAAAACATTACATTGTTTTGTTACATGTAACggtaatataaattgaatgcTATCGCGAAGGGACAAATTGCACAAGGCGCTGACTCATTAGGCCACCCTCTTCCCTGCCTACAATTTGTCGCGTGGCCGCTTTCCTTTCACACAGGACGCCCGCTAGTCAATGATATTCAAAAAGTAAAGATACCCCATACCtaacaaataaaacgaaaaattatACTGTACGCACTCTTACACAATAACacattatttaacatttcattacatacagatgtaatattaatatatatgtacctaAGTTTTCCCCTTCTTTATACTACTCATATTTAACCCATACCATGTTTTAACATTGCCGCAATACTTAATATCCcgactttaattaaattttatttgtcacaaACAGTAAAACGAAAGCATAGATTTAGTACAACTCTGTTTAAATCTCAGTTCCTTTGCAGCCCGCGCAGATAATATACTTCCACTACATTACACGCTTCAAAGCCTCAGTTAAGTACCGTAAACACGTCTCTACGTTAATGCCCATTAAAATCTGCGCCCACTAGTcactacaatataataaatatttattaaagtattattgaactatatttttatcaagttcTTTAAATACCTGAATAAgggatagaaaataaatattatctgtaTTTGAAGCAAGATTCAAAAGACTTTATACAACAGGTAAcgatcataatataacataacaacAGGTAACCCCTATTATTACTCCGAGACTTGTTGCTGCTTTTGAAAAACACGACTCATAGCTATCTTTTCTTTTCAGTGTTCATTAGAAACTTCTTGGAACGATACCTAGCgtgttttagtttaattttaatatggaatTTTGCTCGCGGCACCCTAAGCTGTTTTGGAGGGTGGATTTATAAAGAGCCTGTTTTTTATTCTGGCATGATTAAATAACTTCACTGCACCTTATGTCCAGATAAGATACTGAATGACAACAGTTGGCTATCTTATACTATTTGACACAACCATACTGGCATCCTTAGATTCTGATTGTATATCATAAGCGACTGAGTACCCACCACcgtatataaagtaaaaattcgCTATAATGGATATTTACAGCGAGTCCCAAACATTTGGAAAAATAGGCCACCATTGCGGCTATTGTTAAAAAACACACATCTTTCATTAGTCGAAATTTTGTTTGACTGTACTATACCTACCGTTTTTTCCCCGCAGTAAAAATATACCGTAAAGTGCTGACTGCAACTCTGCAGTTGCAGTCAGCACTTTACGATATATATTTACGActaacttttgcccgcggctccgcccgcgttataaagtttttcaggctaaagttttccgttataaaagtagtagtttccgggagcctatgttcttcccagggtctcaaactgtctccataccaaatttcatcttaatacgttgggtagtttttgagtttaacacgttcaggcagacagatgcagtggaggacttcgttttataatatatttttagaacttttaagaggaacaatcccgtcatacatcattgttgcataactttaaccgtttacgcagcgcacgcaacggaagctctcaaaactaataaattgtccccgtttttgcaacatgtttcattactgctccgctcctattggtcatagcgtgatgatatacagcctatagcactccacaaataaagggctatccaacacaaaacgaatttttcagttcaaactggtaatTCCtaagtttagccattactgctccgctcctattagtcatagcgtgatgatatataacttagagcactctacaaacaaagggctattcaacacaaaaagaatttttcagttcgaatcggtagttcctgagattagccattactgctccgctcctattaggtatagcgtgatgatatatagcatatagcactctacaaacaaagggctctcaacttaaaaagaatttttcagtttggaccggtagttcctgagattagccattactgctccgctcctattgggtatagcgtgatgatatatagcctatagcactccacgaacaaagggctatccaacttaaaaagaatttttcagtttggaccggtagttcctgagattagccattactgctccgctcctattgggtatagcgtgatgatatatagcctatagcactccacgaacaaagggctatccaacttaaaaagaatttttcagtttggaccggtagttcctgagattagccattactgctccgctcctattgggtatagcgtgatgatatatagcctatagcactccacgaacaaagggctatccaacgcaaaatgaatttttcagtttggaccggtagttcctgagattagccatcactgctccgctcctattgggtatagtgtgatgatatatagcctatagcactccacgaacaaagggctatccaacagaaaaagaatttttcagtttggaccggtagttcctgagattagccattactgctccgctcctattgggtatagcgtgatgatatatagcctatagcactccacgaacaaagggctatccaacgcaaaaaatttttcagtttggaccggtagttcctgagattagcgcgttcaaacaaacaaacaaacaaacaaacaaacaaactcttcagctttatataatagtatagatatatattagaTACGATAAAGAGAActaaggaatacattaatattgctataaataatgtgttaaaataCCTTTACTAAAAACTACTTTTCACTATATAAGGTTGTATTTAATGTGTAATCTACTGGAAAATAttgaagaataaaatataacaactcAACTCACCTTTTTTATACAGCACATTACTGTTGATGTGGGGCAGGTACCGCCTCCTTTTGGTGAGCGTTTCCACGTAACCTTTGCTCCGGCAGTCGTCGATGACTGATTGCGTGAACCTCCTCACAGCCGGGTAAGTATTATAAAAGGAGTCCATAAACGCGGCGGCCTCCATCTCCGACACGTCGAGATACTGAGCTAATGTTTTATTGCCCATTCCGTACAAGATTCCGTAACAAAGTTGCTTCGCCTTTTGACGGAGATCGTCGTCCAcctacaaatgttttatttttcagacgCCGTATAACGTATTTGTGTGAGTTTTATGCCTCGTGTGGGGATATTGAAAATCTTTAAGAGGGTGATCTTTATGAACCTATTCTGGgttgaatacttttttattttcataaaaataattttgattacaaatGACGTAGGTATATTTTTAGAGATGGTCTTAATTCTAAAGTAGATTTCATACTTTACATCAATTAATAAGCTACGGCCAACACATGCtatcaaaaaactaaattattaggTATCTCTATGCATGTTCTcttgatatattttcattatctaCAAAAATGCAATGAAAAACTTTGAAGTGAAAAGTTCTAGAACCGAAACTCACATTTCTCCTTTAATAGTTCATACTTCATACCATACCTACCAACTAGACTTTGGCTGCTAAAAGATAGTAGGAAAAAAGTTAACAACAAACACCACAAACCTCCTCTTCCGGCAAATTGCTCCACGAAGACGCTATAGATTTGAACACGTCGACATCCGACTTCATAATTCTCATCAGTACAGGGTCTTCGCTGAAATGCGTCAGCACCCTCATTTCCAGCTGACAGTAATCAGCGGACACCATCACGTGACCTGGCGCTGCCTTGAATATGTTCCTACAGTTGAACTCCATTAGGTCTTCGCTCGTGACCTGGTTCAGGCTGAGGTAATGCAGTGGAATAGAGAATGTCCGCGGAACATTCTGCAGGTTTGGCTCATGCATGCTGATCCTGCCGGTGCAGGTGTGCATTGTATACGAAGGATTTATTCTGCCAATAAAATAGACTATTACATTGTTTCGTCCATAAGATTATATTTGTACTACGACATGTGAAAATATTCCCACTTTGCAAAATACGTATACTTCGCACATTTTCTTTTCTGATtgctgatattttaatattatatgcttCCTGATCGTTATGCATGAACTGCTCCCTATTAAGCAGGTCCGTTGGAATAGAAAATGTCATACATGTTAATCCTGCTTACATGCATCTCATGATTCACGAATATATTGAACTGAATTATTTTACCTAAAAAGAGTCTTTTAGCTTTAGAAAaggtttattaatataaaattgtaattatgtaGATTGCCTTctacataataattactattatttatttaataattacactTAAAACAACACTTGATTAATTCAGGGTTAGAACACATCGATCAGGTAAGGCAATCAAAATTGGAAAAACAATAATTGCAACTTATTCAGTTCTGGTTATTGTTATGATTTGTACACTTAATTGTAGCACTAGAAAATATGTGCGATCATTTAGACCATTAACTATAGCACCTGATCGTATAAAACGGGCCAGAGTCGGACTTGCACACCAAAGGTTCTGTTCAGCAAGGTTTTGGTTTTACCATTAACTAAAGTATGATTAATATTGTTTCAGTTgatgcatattataatttagtatggTATTATCTGCCGTAGAAACTTCTATGATAATTATAACCCGCTACCTTATAGGGTTTAAAAGGCGagcatttaaaattcaaacagaGATCTACAGACGACGCAGGCTTAGTAAATGGCTTTTATTGTTAACCTACATATGGAACCCTAAAATTAACCTTTATTTGCTGTAATAGAATCTTTCCAAGAGAAAATATGAGTCCATTAGCGCTGCGCTCGGTTGACATCTTACATAATGGCATTGCAACAGatacatattaaaacaatgtgTAGCACAGAGACAGCCATTAACCTCATGTGTGCTTTGATGCTATTGCTTACAAGTTATTCATagattttaaaagaaacattaactataaaataactaacaacaACAGAAATTGCAAAGAATCATTCTATATCCCCTACAGTTGCTATGGAAATTCATCTAGGTCTGTGAACgcaacttaatataataatttcatgtaaaaaaattactaatgaCAAAGAAACCAAACTACCCTACGTTGAATTAATGAACTCAGCCCCTGGAAGATACGGG encodes:
- the LOC119192336 gene encoding DNA polymerase theta-like, translating into MHTCTGRISMHEPNLQNVPRTFSIPLHYLSLNQVTSEDLMEFNCRNIFKAAPGHVMVSADYCQLEMRVLTHFSEDPVLMRIMKSDVDVFKSIASSWSNLPEEEVDDDLRQKAKQLCYGILYGMGNKTLAQYLDVSEMEAAAFMDSFYNTYPAVRRFTQSVIDDCRSKGYVETLTKRRRYLPHINSNVLYKKGAAERQAVNTTIQGSAADIAKAAMCAIDTKTSGSAPQPRLILQMHDELIYEVLESNKNSFIAVLKQVMEETVKLRVPLPVKVKTGPTWGDLEEVRII